A single region of the Bacillus cereus genome encodes:
- a CDS encoding putative polysaccharide biosynthesis protein has product MNKKFVKGAAILTVTTFLSKVVGSFFQIPLQNIAGDEVLGIFRLVFPVYMIALTLSVAGVPLAISQLIAELHEKNDRDGIAKLFTSASIIGVIFGVLGFLIIIMGSSGIANMLGGQETRLALIVTSFALLIAPYMAVYRGYFQGFGDMIPTGVSQVIEQLIRVFLMLTIAYVFVYSNKSSDIITGGAMIGSCFGVITSLIYLRVKYVKSPYRYKSKTYSLQDFKKNGKNILRISIPIAIGALSMPVLNLVDSVTIPHVLHESSTTIQEQFGIYSRGFAFTQLIVVFASAIVFPLIPLLTAALTKKDIALAKLTVKRTNEFAHVLTMPITIWLMALTVPLNVALFTDTKGSGMLAILIGSSYFTSLMVLSIGILQGINRSMQAAWIVIGASFVKIILNIALVNQFGINGAAYSTLIIYIMICIANHIYIRKDLSYPMDIGKFLAVIGVSSILGIALYFVSTLINVTDSRVLAMIYSGVALSVASVLYGICALKLNWISKEQIPFLRK; this is encoded by the coding sequence ATGAATAAAAAGTTTGTAAAAGGCGCTGCGATTTTAACCGTTACAACGTTTCTATCGAAAGTAGTGGGGAGTTTTTTTCAAATTCCATTGCAAAATATAGCGGGGGATGAAGTACTTGGGATTTTTCGCCTTGTTTTTCCTGTATATATGATAGCCTTAACTTTATCAGTAGCGGGAGTCCCGCTAGCAATATCTCAGTTAATAGCTGAGCTTCATGAAAAGAATGATCGGGACGGAATAGCTAAATTGTTTACGTCCGCGTCTATTATCGGTGTTATATTTGGGGTGCTCGGATTTTTAATTATTATCATGGGGTCAAGTGGCATTGCAAATATGCTTGGTGGGCAAGAGACGAGGCTAGCATTAATTGTTACTTCGTTTGCTTTATTAATCGCACCATATATGGCAGTGTACCGTGGATATTTCCAAGGGTTCGGAGATATGATACCTACTGGTGTATCACAAGTAATTGAACAGTTGATTCGCGTATTCTTAATGTTAACGATCGCTTATGTATTTGTATATTCGAATAAAAGCAGTGATATCATAACGGGCGGAGCGATGATTGGTTCTTGTTTTGGTGTTATTACGTCACTCATATATTTGCGAGTAAAATATGTGAAAAGCCCGTATCGCTATAAGAGTAAAACATATTCATTGCAAGACTTTAAGAAAAACGGGAAAAACATACTCCGTATTTCAATTCCGATTGCAATTGGAGCGTTATCTATGCCGGTTTTAAATTTAGTTGATTCTGTAACAATTCCACATGTGCTACATGAATCTTCTACAACGATTCAGGAACAGTTTGGTATATATAGCCGTGGTTTTGCATTTACGCAATTAATTGTTGTATTTGCAAGTGCGATAGTATTTCCATTAATTCCATTATTAACAGCAGCTTTAACAAAAAAAGATATAGCTTTAGCTAAACTGACAGTAAAACGTACAAATGAGTTTGCGCACGTTTTAACAATGCCGATAACGATATGGCTTATGGCGCTCACAGTACCGCTTAATGTTGCATTATTTACAGATACAAAAGGAAGTGGTATGTTAGCTATTTTAATTGGTAGCTCGTATTTCACATCACTTATGGTATTATCAATAGGAATCTTGCAAGGGATTAATCGTTCGATGCAAGCAGCATGGATTGTCATCGGTGCAAGTTTTGTAAAAATTATATTAAATATAGCGCTAGTAAATCAATTCGGTATAAATGGAGCAGCGTATAGTACTCTAATTATTTATATAATGATTTGTATCGCAAATCATATTTATATTAGAAAAGATCTTTCTTATCCAATGGATATAGGGAAGTTTTTGGCTGTGATTGGAGTATCTAGTATTTTAGGTATAGCATTATACTTTGTGTCTACATTAATTAATGTGACAGATTCCAGGGTTTTAGCAATGATATATAGTGGTGTAGCGCTAAGTGTAGCTTCAGTATTATATGGCATATGTGCACTTAAACTAAACTGGATATCGAAAGAACAAATTCCATTTTTACGTAAATAA
- the csaB gene encoding polysaccharide pyruvyl transferase CsaB: protein MRLVLSGYYGFYNVGDEAILQSIIKALHEEDPTLELVVLSNDPDYTRKMYSVEAVNRWDIRAIYREIKRSNGLISGGGSLLQDKTSIKSILYYTGIMRLARFLKKPYYIYAQGIGPITKKQNRLLVKWHVSKAEYISVRDEDSFLYLKEIGIKKDIELVPDPVLACQQEEKKSNWLQKHSLQGKIVAVSVRYWDAKEDYMKKLAGTLKKLKQEGYHILFVPMHGPFDQNASKDIINLMGEEAHMLPYKMDIHEKISILSECSLLIGMRLHALILSAVANTPMIGISYDPKIDSFLQQVNQPIIGNVDGDWTTETLHSMAVKQLEQTEYVQEMLGQRVEELREQIAIASKYIINDLHAKESIKRGIE from the coding sequence GTGCGGTTAGTTTTATCAGGATATTATGGTTTTTATAATGTTGGGGACGAAGCAATTTTGCAATCAATTATTAAAGCGCTACATGAAGAGGATCCTACTCTTGAGCTTGTTGTACTTTCAAATGACCCCGACTATACAAGGAAAATGTACAGTGTAGAAGCAGTAAATCGCTGGGATATAAGAGCGATTTACCGAGAAATAAAGAGAAGTAATGGTTTAATTAGCGGAGGCGGAAGTCTCTTGCAAGATAAGACGAGTATTAAAAGTATTTTATACTATACGGGTATTATGCGGCTTGCCCGTTTTTTGAAAAAGCCGTATTATATTTACGCTCAAGGAATCGGACCTATTACGAAGAAGCAAAATCGTTTATTAGTGAAATGGCATGTATCAAAGGCTGAATATATATCAGTACGTGATGAAGACTCTTTTTTGTATTTAAAAGAAATTGGTATTAAGAAAGATATCGAACTTGTTCCAGATCCGGTATTAGCTTGTCAGCAAGAAGAAAAGAAATCCAATTGGCTTCAAAAACATTCTCTGCAAGGAAAGATCGTTGCGGTTAGTGTAAGGTACTGGGATGCAAAAGAAGATTATATGAAGAAGTTAGCAGGTACGCTGAAAAAGCTTAAGCAAGAGGGATACCATATTTTATTTGTACCGATGCATGGACCATTTGATCAAAATGCATCAAAGGATATCATTAATTTGATGGGAGAAGAAGCGCACATGCTCCCTTATAAAATGGATATTCATGAGAAAATCTCTATTTTATCAGAATGCTCCCTTTTAATAGGGATGAGACTGCATGCTCTTATATTATCGGCAGTTGCAAACACGCCTATGATTGGAATTTCATATGATCCAAAGATCGATTCGTTTTTACAACAAGTAAATCAGCCGATTATTGGGAATGTTGATGGAGACTGGACGACAGAAACATTACATAGTATGGCGGTTAAACAATTAGAGCAAACAGAATATGTACAAGAAATGTTAGGACAAAGGGTAGAGGAATTGCGTGAGCAAATTGCCATAGCGTCCAAATATATTATTAATGACTTACATGCAAAAGAGTCTATAAAAAGAGGAATAGAATAG
- a CDS encoding S-layer homology domain-containing protein → MTAAMVAGVVSSVAAGKTFSDVQPGSWSEEYINYLVAKKAIEGKPDGTFDPSEAIDRASALPNFNADIYNTLTTKYTDKGTLVFKVLRDKDVVTSEIVSQAVHTQIYNTKKPLVHVQEASFIV, encoded by the coding sequence ATGACAGCAGCAATGGTAGCAGGTGTTGTATCTTCAGTAGCAGCAGGTAAAACATTCTCAGACGTTCAACCTGGTTCTTGGAGTGAAGAGTACATTAATTATTTAGTAGCAAAAAAGGCTATCGAGGGTAAACCAGACGGAACATTCGATCCATCTGAAGCAATTGACCGTGCTTCTGCACTTCCAAACTTCAATGCAGACATCTACAATACTTTAACTACTAAGTACACTGACAAAGGTACATTAGTATTCAAAGTATTAAGAGATAAAGATGTTGTAACAAGCGAAATCGTTTCACAAGCTGTACACACCCAAATATATAATACAAAGAAGCCTCTTGTACATGTACAAGAGGCTTCTTTTATTGTTTAA
- the patB1 gene encoding secondary cell wall polysaccharide O-acetyltransferase PatB1, whose protein sequence is MKKLGNIVLFTGFLTIIFSFGILSLLKTDRAVSPVENRPLAQKPALTKEAVINGSFFKDFETYTNDQLIGRDDLIKNYTLAQIKMDKSLINDIILTDDKWLLKNPAWTTKYNEIDQSMPAVNDLSQFLKEQNIEFYFALPPSKTNALSFKLPSHIHTYAQENLNYFLDKLPADVKPIKLMEHFKKNYTNEEIQSMYFKTDHHWNMDGAFLGYQYIMNTIVQQSSIYKGKEIKKEDYTRTCAPNKHLVGSFNNQLYQLIDATGEKLCYYTPKDGFNFTSVTAKDVNGTVYRTLDELYGVEKQNDTTSYAGYYTNDYPEIVIENNNAPNDVRALVLKDSFANAIVPHLAQSFNHTSILDLRHYHEKDIYQYIKDNNINMVLFVYSDSNLSGEMFKFKQ, encoded by the coding sequence ATGAAAAAATTGGGGAACATCGTCCTATTTACCGGTTTTCTCACCATTATCTTTTCATTTGGCATATTATCGCTTCTCAAAACTGACCGAGCAGTTTCGCCCGTTGAAAATCGTCCACTCGCTCAAAAACCAGCTCTTACAAAAGAAGCTGTCATAAATGGTAGCTTCTTTAAAGACTTTGAGACATATACAAACGATCAATTAATCGGAAGAGATGATCTCATAAAAAACTATACACTTGCTCAAATTAAAATGGACAAGTCTCTCATTAACGATATTATTTTAACTGATGATAAATGGCTTCTTAAAAATCCAGCATGGACTACAAAATATAATGAAATCGATCAATCCATGCCAGCTGTAAACGACTTATCTCAGTTTTTAAAAGAACAAAATATCGAGTTTTACTTTGCCTTACCACCGTCCAAAACGAATGCATTATCATTTAAATTACCTTCTCATATTCACACATATGCACAGGAAAATTTAAATTATTTTCTAGATAAACTTCCAGCGGACGTAAAACCAATTAAACTCATGGAACACTTTAAGAAAAACTATACAAATGAAGAAATACAAAGTATGTACTTCAAAACAGACCATCACTGGAATATGGATGGTGCCTTCTTAGGCTATCAATATATAATGAACACAATCGTGCAACAATCTTCTATATATAAAGGAAAAGAAATAAAAAAAGAAGATTACACTCGTACGTGCGCTCCAAATAAACATCTAGTCGGAAGCTTTAACAACCAGCTATACCAACTGATTGATGCGACTGGTGAAAAACTATGCTACTACACACCAAAAGACGGTTTCAACTTTACAAGCGTAACCGCAAAAGATGTGAACGGCACTGTATATCGCACATTGGATGAACTATATGGCGTAGAAAAACAAAATGATACAACATCATACGCCGGTTATTACACAAACGACTATCCAGAAATCGTCATCGAAAATAACAATGCACCAAATGATGTACGAGCTTTAGTCCTAAAAGATTCATTCGCAAACGCAATCGTGCCTCACTTAGCACAAAGCTTCAATCACACATCTATCCTCGACCTTCGTCACTATCACGAAAAGGATATATATCAATACATTAAAGACAACAACATTAACATGGTATTGTTTGTGTATAGTGATTCGAACTTGAGCGGTGAGATGTTTAAGTTTAAACAATAA
- a CDS encoding MBOAT family O-acyltransferase, with amino-acid sequence MVFSSSIFLFIFLPLVLFFYFIVRAELRNFVLLAFSLIFYAWGEPRFVLLMLFSIVLNYCFGLLVHHYDKRKNMKVTFLIMAVVGNILLLSYFKYISFFTDILNNALHLSIQVEPIPLPIGISFYTFQAMSYVIDIYRKDGDVQKNPLNLALYISIFPQLIAGPIVRYNIVAEQIKTRIHSFEKFTEGLQIFILGLAKKILIANQVGFVADKIFALPPSEISAGTAWIGIIAYTLQIYFDFSGYSDMAIGLGKMFGFDFPKNFNYPYISKSISEFWRRWHITLGSWFRDYIYIPLGGNRVSKLANYRNLFIVWGLTGLWHGASWTFIAWGLYYGFIISIEKAGFEKILNKLWKPLQHAYVLVIVMIGWVFFRADNFAYSFQYLKAMFGIGGHSFVDDNTMLYVHEYIIIFIIAFIAATPILKRVKNILELAPKTYTFGMQVVRPILLLTLFMLSIMYLVNSTYNPFIYFRF; translated from the coding sequence TTGGTATTTAGTAGTTCGATTTTCTTATTTATCTTTTTACCTCTCGTATTATTTTTCTATTTTATAGTGCGTGCCGAGCTTCGTAATTTCGTATTACTTGCATTTAGTTTAATTTTCTATGCATGGGGAGAACCACGTTTCGTTCTTTTAATGCTCTTTTCTATTGTATTAAACTATTGCTTCGGCCTACTCGTGCATCATTATGATAAACGAAAAAATATGAAAGTCACATTTTTGATTATGGCTGTGGTCGGGAATATTTTATTACTTTCTTATTTTAAATATATTTCATTTTTCACAGACATTTTAAACAACGCTTTACATTTATCTATCCAAGTGGAACCTATTCCACTACCAATTGGGATTTCATTTTATACATTCCAAGCGATGTCCTATGTCATCGATATATATCGTAAAGACGGTGATGTTCAAAAGAACCCACTTAACTTAGCACTATATATTTCTATTTTCCCTCAGCTTATTGCCGGACCAATCGTTCGTTACAATATCGTTGCTGAACAAATTAAAACGCGTATCCATTCTTTTGAAAAATTTACAGAAGGTCTACAAATTTTCATTCTAGGATTAGCGAAAAAAATATTAATCGCCAACCAAGTCGGGTTTGTCGCAGATAAAATCTTCGCCTTACCGCCGTCTGAGATAAGCGCTGGAACAGCTTGGATTGGGATTATCGCCTATACACTTCAAATCTATTTCGATTTTTCAGGGTACTCTGATATGGCAATTGGACTTGGAAAAATGTTCGGATTTGATTTCCCGAAAAACTTCAACTATCCGTACATCTCTAAATCTATTTCAGAATTTTGGAGAAGATGGCATATTACACTCGGCTCTTGGTTCCGCGATTACATATATATCCCGCTCGGCGGAAACCGCGTTTCAAAACTAGCGAATTATCGTAACCTCTTCATCGTATGGGGGTTAACTGGTTTATGGCACGGGGCGAGCTGGACATTTATCGCCTGGGGCTTATATTATGGCTTTATTATTTCAATTGAAAAAGCTGGATTCGAAAAAATATTAAACAAACTATGGAAGCCGCTGCAACATGCATACGTATTAGTAATCGTTATGATTGGCTGGGTCTTCTTCCGAGCTGACAACTTCGCTTACTCGTTCCAATATTTAAAAGCTATGTTTGGCATAGGGGGGCACTCTTTCGTCGATGATAATACAATGTTATACGTACATGAATACATTATTATTTTTATCATTGCCTTTATCGCAGCGACACCTATTTTAAAGAGAGTTAAAAACATACTAGAACTTGCACCAAAAACATATACGTTCGGGATGCAAGTTGTACGTCCTATATTATTACTAACATTATTTATGCTTTCGATTATGTATTTAGTTAATTCAACATATAATCCATTTATTTATTTCAGGTTTTAA
- a CDS encoding O-antigen ligase family protein — protein MVTKLKQTANYFPHFLLLFIVFQPILDLLTSFSIYVLHMSATVGIVVRFAFMLLALGYLLLHRKQHGAKKYILYLCLLGIVLAIGLVNNMMVKSPVSFGEEVKFILKSIYPIVLLFGYIIVFKELKNKEYTFHKIITYFLYATLIFSITLIVAMQTGTDFPSYPHSKIGSRGWFFAGNDLSSIFAIMFPSVVLYSIHKTTSFSKIYYWIPTILAMYASIMVGTKVGYGAIVLTLGVALLFSFIEYMIHRKKEGKGFTYLVNTVVAAVVLGGLIALTPHTPIAKNMGIHMQIYEYKKSVQEEKDRKEGKVIKEDPDEAKKHAKGELTDSEVKSLIYSDRDKFLKVYKQYYKEAPLSQKLFGMGYAGNYTVKIKLIEMDFHDLFFAFGIVGFLIYLIPLLYFGIKLFIRVITNFKKIITVKYMLLASTVVLSLGIGFMSGHVLTAPSVSIFFVVILAYLIVDLEIE, from the coding sequence ATGGTTACTAAGTTGAAACAAACGGCTAACTACTTCCCACATTTCCTATTGCTATTCATTGTGTTTCAACCAATTTTAGATTTATTAACATCTTTTTCAATCTATGTGTTACACATGAGCGCAACAGTTGGAATCGTAGTCCGTTTCGCCTTTATGCTTCTTGCATTAGGTTATCTACTTCTTCATAGAAAACAACACGGGGCAAAAAAGTACATTCTCTATTTATGCCTACTCGGGATCGTACTAGCAATTGGTCTTGTAAATAATATGATGGTCAAATCTCCAGTTTCATTTGGCGAAGAAGTGAAATTTATTTTAAAGAGCATATATCCAATTGTGCTACTGTTTGGATATATTATCGTCTTTAAAGAGTTAAAAAATAAAGAATATACGTTTCATAAAATCATTACATATTTCTTATATGCAACTTTAATTTTCAGCATCACACTGATTGTTGCAATGCAAACTGGTACAGATTTCCCAAGCTATCCTCACTCAAAGATTGGTTCAAGAGGTTGGTTCTTTGCTGGAAATGATTTAAGTTCTATTTTTGCAATTATGTTCCCAAGCGTAGTGTTATATTCGATTCATAAAACAACTTCTTTCTCGAAAATCTATTACTGGATTCCAACAATACTTGCGATGTATGCAAGTATTATGGTCGGAACGAAAGTAGGATATGGTGCAATTGTTCTAACGCTTGGCGTGGCACTTTTATTCTCATTCATTGAATATATGATTCATCGCAAAAAAGAAGGTAAAGGATTCACATATCTCGTAAATACAGTTGTTGCCGCTGTTGTTTTAGGAGGTTTAATTGCACTTACACCGCATACTCCTATTGCAAAAAATATGGGCATCCACATGCAAATATACGAATACAAAAAATCAGTACAAGAAGAAAAGGATAGAAAAGAAGGAAAAGTAATTAAAGAAGATCCAGACGAAGCAAAAAAACATGCAAAAGGTGAGCTAACAGACTCTGAGGTCAAAAGTTTAATTTACAGTGATCGCGATAAGTTTTTAAAAGTATACAAACAATACTATAAAGAAGCACCGCTATCACAAAAATTATTCGGAATGGGCTATGCTGGTAACTATACGGTTAAAATTAAATTAATCGAAATGGACTTCCACGATCTATTCTTTGCATTCGGAATCGTCGGTTTCCTTATTTACTTAATACCGCTTCTATACTTCGGTATTAAATTATTCATTCGCGTCATAACAAACTTTAAGAAAATAATAACCGTGAAATATATGCTATTAGCTAGCACTGTTGTACTATCACTTGGAATCGGCTTTATGTCCGGCCATGTATTAACAGCGCCGTCCGTTAGTATTTTCTTCGTTGTTATACTCGCTTACTTAATTGTTGATTTAGAAATAGAATAA
- a CDS encoding enoyl-CoA hydratase, producing MEVTSKTESVVVKYEGRVATVMVNRPEVLNALDEPTLKELLQKLKEVAESSVHVVVLCGSGRGFSAGGDIKSMLSSNDESKFEGIMNTIAEIVVTLYTMPKLVISAIHGPTAGLGLSIALTADYVMADISSVIAMNFIGIALIPDGGGHFFLQKRVGENMTKQIIWEGKKLSATEALDIGLIDEVIGEDFQTAVKQKINEWLHKPIKAMIQTKQILCEVNRSNLEQTLQLEKRGQYAMRQTADHKEGIAAFLEKRLPAFKGE from the coding sequence ATGGAAGTAACAAGTAAAACAGAATCTGTTGTTGTAAAATATGAAGGGCGCGTAGCGACGGTTATGGTCAATCGCCCAGAGGTTTTAAATGCATTAGATGAACCAACGTTAAAAGAGTTATTACAAAAGTTGAAAGAAGTGGCGGAAAGTTCTGTTCACGTTGTTGTGTTATGCGGCAGTGGCCGTGGTTTTTCTGCGGGTGGAGATATTAAATCGATGCTTTCAAGTAATGATGAAAGTAAGTTTGAAGGCATTATGAATACAATTGCTGAAATCGTTGTGACGTTATATACGATGCCAAAGCTTGTTATTAGTGCAATTCATGGACCAACTGCTGGACTTGGATTAAGTATTGCATTAACAGCTGATTATGTTATGGCAGATATATCATCAGTTATTGCGATGAACTTTATTGGAATCGCTTTAATTCCAGATGGTGGTGGCCATTTCTTCCTTCAAAAGCGCGTCGGTGAAAATATGACGAAGCAAATCATTTGGGAAGGGAAGAAATTATCAGCGACAGAAGCGTTAGATATCGGTTTAATTGATGAAGTAATCGGTGAGGATTTCCAAACGGCTGTGAAGCAAAAAATTAATGAATGGTTACACAAACCAATTAAGGCGATGATTCAAACGAAACAAATTTTATGTGAAGTAAATCGTTCTAATTTAGAACAAACGCTTCAGCTCGAAAAGCGTGGTCAATATGCGATGAGACAAACAGCGGATCATAAAGAAGGTATTGCTGCTTTTCTAGAAAAACGTTTACCAGCATTTAAAGGGGAATAA
- a CDS encoding nucleoside triphosphate pyrophosphohydrolase yields the protein MSTYNRLVRDRVPEKILMSGKTYTAQKLTGQAYIQALAKIGTEEIREFASMKEREHALDSLADALEVIISLARAEGATIEDIERIRKQKEEERGGFTRGIYLMDVSEE from the coding sequence ATGTCAACTTATAACAGGTTAGTGAGAGACCGTGTCCCGGAGAAAATTTTAATGTCTGGAAAAACATATACAGCACAAAAATTAACAGGACAAGCTTACATACAAGCGTTAGCGAAAATTGGTACAGAAGAAATTCGTGAATTTGCTTCAATGAAAGAACGTGAGCATGCGCTAGATTCACTTGCAGACGCACTTGAAGTTATTATTTCTTTAGCGCGTGCAGAAGGTGCAACAATTGAAGATATAGAGCGTATTCGTAAGCAAAAAGAAGAAGAACGCGGCGGATTTACAAGAGGGATTTATTTGATGGACGTTTCGGAAGAGTAG
- a CDS encoding M42 family metallopeptidase, with protein MTHHAKETMELIKELVSIPSPSGNTAKIINFIENYVSEWNVETKRNNKGALILTVKGKNDEQHRLLTAHVDTLGAMVKEIKPDGRLRLSMIGGFRWNSVEGEYCEIETSSGKKYTGTILMHQTSVHVYKDAGEAKRDEKNIEVRIDERVFSADEVRELGIEVGDFVSFDPRVQITESGYIKSRHLDDKVSVAILLKLIKRLQDEKVTLPYTTHFLISNNEEIGYGGNSNIPEETVEYLAVDMGALGDGQASDEYTVSICAKDSSGPYHYALRKHLVELAKANAIEYKVDIYPYYGSDASAAIHAGFDVKHALIGAGIDSSHAFERTHESSIVHTEALVYAYVLSEMIVE; from the coding sequence ATGACACATCATGCAAAAGAAACGATGGAATTAATTAAAGAGCTTGTCTCTATTCCAAGTCCATCTGGAAATACGGCGAAAATTATTAATTTTATTGAAAACTATGTAAGTGAGTGGAATGTAGAGACGAAGCGTAATAATAAAGGCGCTCTTATTTTAACGGTTAAAGGAAAGAATGATGAGCAGCATCGTTTATTAACTGCACACGTTGATACGTTAGGTGCGATGGTGAAAGAAATTAAGCCTGACGGTCGTCTTCGTCTATCTATGATTGGTGGATTTCGCTGGAACTCTGTAGAAGGGGAATATTGCGAAATTGAAACGTCAAGCGGTAAGAAGTATACAGGTACAATTTTAATGCATCAAACTTCTGTCCATGTGTACAAAGATGCAGGGGAAGCGAAGCGCGATGAGAAAAATATTGAAGTGCGTATTGATGAGCGTGTCTTTTCGGCAGATGAAGTACGTGAGTTAGGAATTGAAGTAGGAGACTTCGTTTCATTTGATCCACGCGTTCAAATTACAGAGAGTGGATACATAAAATCACGTCATTTAGACGATAAAGTAAGTGTAGCAATTCTATTAAAATTAATTAAAAGATTGCAAGATGAAAAGGTAACATTACCGTATACAACACATTTCTTAATTTCTAATAATGAAGAGATTGGGTACGGTGGTAACTCAAACATTCCAGAAGAAACTGTAGAATATTTAGCAGTTGATATGGGAGCGTTAGGTGATGGACAAGCATCTGATGAATATACAGTATCCATTTGTGCGAAAGACTCTAGCGGTCCATACCATTACGCTTTACGTAAGCATTTAGTTGAACTGGCGAAAGCGAACGCTATTGAATATAAAGTGGATATTTATCCATACTACGGATCAGATGCATCAGCCGCGATTCACGCTGGATTTGATGTGAAACATGCATTAATTGGAGCTGGTATTGATTCTTCTCACGCATTTGAGCGTACGCATGAAAGCTCGATTGTACATACAGAAGCACTTGTTTATGCATATGTGTTATCAGAAATGATAGTAGAATAG